ccagcaccaagtgccttctggcggttccctccctgtgagaagtgaggtcacagggaaccaggcagagggccttctcggtagtggcgccctccctgtggaacgccctcccatcagatatcaaggaaataaacaactatctaacttttagatgacatctgaaggcagccctgaagtttttaatgttttaatgttttgccatgatttaaatattctgttgggaactgcccagagtagctggggaaacccagccagatgggtggggtataaatgataaattatcatcaccatcttcttcatcatcatcaccaccatcttgcGTGTTAGGAGGGCAGTGGGGGTTatgtacctgtgtgtgtgtgtgtctgtgtgtgtgtgtgtctctgtgtgtgtgtgtgtaaactagcctactgtacaatggTACAATGGTAAAATCTGCAATCATTAGCCCATTGGGctaaagaaggtaaaggtaaagggacccctgaccgttaggtccagtcgtggatgactctggggttgcgactttcatctcactttactggccaagggagccagtgtacagcttctgggtcatgtggccagcatgactaagccgcttctggcgaaccagagcagcgcacggaaacgccatttaccttcccgccggagcagtacctatttatctacttgcacttcatgctttagaactgctaggttgacaggagctgggaccaagcaacgggagctcaccccgttgtagggatttgaaccgccaaccttctgatcggcaagccctaggctctgtggtttagaccacagcgccacccgtgtttaGCCACCGCGCTAAAGAAAGTTCCTCACTATTTATGAACTGcttggcttgttttgtttttttaatagaaaataacCAGAAATGACCAAAAGTGTTCAGTGTGTGTGCAGTGAGATCCTTTTAATAGAGCAAGCCAATGTGTTTTCAAGATGGGTCATTCCATCAGAAGATATTCAGAATTGTGGTAAAGAAACAGTTCTGGTCTGTGGGTGACCTCATCCGATTTTTCACAGTTCAGCTTGACTCctctttgaaacatttttttaacagtTCATGGTTATTAGTGAGGGTTTTTATTGAGAGCTTTTCCCCAAACCTTCAACATTTAGGCGTTTAATCATGGTCAGCTAGCATGTAATAAGTTTATTTCTTAGGAAACATTTATAATATAATTTTCTGGCTGCGAGATCAAagttggtgttatgtactgagctgaatcctagaacaataggattcagaaacagcgggagctacccaatccaactccaggtggaagtgaatccgcaacctgattggcctgctggagcagccaatcaggcggcgggcagaagtgaatctgctacctgattggcctgtaggagcagccaatcaggctgcaggcagaagtcaatccacaatataattggcccacaggtgtagccctgaagtagccaatcacgcaaggcccattgtgtaaataatgtatataagcagatggttttgggaaaagagccattcttcttctcctcttctccttgatgactatgagctgaataaagagcatgaaattcactctcgactccgagtacatttcactggcgacgaggatgggatcctgctgagctgaccgccaccacgcactgcaccgcagcaccgccacctgctgcaccgctgcatcgcaccgtgcatccaggcttcagctccaggacccaaggaacccagaatggcaaccgacagcagcttctcgccattcaaaccagcatcaggagactgggaagggtacgctgcccgtttcaacttcctcctgcaagcgaaagaagtcaccaacgatgccatgaagagggcgacattcttcagcgtctgtggagaggagacgtttgaaatcgcccgggctctccttgcacctagagatgtcgctaccgtctcgtacaaaacaataatggaacggctgaaggagcacttctcaccacagccctcggtggtagcttgccgaaatgccttctacgcaaagcgacaagccccgggggaaaccataactgggtttgtgacctccctccgccaagccgcccggctatgcaacttctcagagttggagaacatgcttcgtgaccgcctcgtcggtggcctgagggacgagatgttgcaacgacgcctctacgccaaaaaagacctcacgttccagattgctctggaggaagccctggcaaccgaagccgccgagaggtcaacgcaagaggcacgaccggccccgccatcccaaccgagggtctaccacgaagacctcaccgacgaatccgaatctgacagggaggaagtacaccgagtacagcggcgcactcaagcagcacacacaccacagcagcctcgacgagaaggagggaactgtgcaagctgcggggagaaccacgagaggaggacctgtcgtttccgcaacgcagagtgcaggcagtgcagaaaattgggacacatcgcccgggtgtgtcgggctcgactcacccgtcgacaagcatcagatgaccgacccaggagccccaggtcacatggcaccatgcaccaaggcaactcgacggagatcacggactaccaggtattccagttgccccatcccagcacagagaaaatttatatagaggtacagatagagggagccccatgccgcatggagctggacacgggttcaactctatccataatctcggcccgaacattaagggaactgtgccctaatgggggtcccaaactaaggccggccccattcaccctccgggacttccagaaacgtaaggtccctacaatgggggtggggaccttcagggtgcaatatcgagggcgaaagcaacaattggacttgctggtagttaagggcccctacgttagcttactgggactggcatggtttggacctctggggctagccgttaccggggtgaaccgcactagcttacaagtggacgtggacgccatatgcaaagagtttccaggggttttcgatggggcattgggacgatatacaggaccccccattgccctacagctagaccccgctgtacgacccatcaggcacaaggcccgccgggtcccgttcgccctgaaaccccgcatagacgaggaattggaccgactcgtggagcaaggagtgctggagccggtgcccaacgccccctgggaaactccaattgtcacacccgtcaagcctaacggttcggtccgcatctgtgcagactacaaatgcaccataaacaaggctctcacggcccatgcatacccagtgccagtggtcagccatgtcctcgccaccctggctgggtcaaaaatctttggcaaactggacttggcccaagcgtatcaacagttgcctgtggacgaagccacagcagaggctcagacgattgtgacgcacagaggggcattcagagtaaagcggctgcaatttggcgttagcgtggcaccaggcatattccagaatctaatggactctctccttaaagggattcctggcgtcacccccttcttcgatgatgtactgatcgccgggcccacaccagaggaatttgaggaccgcctccgctccgtcctgcaccgtttccagacggcgggcctcaaggtgaagcgggaaaagtgtttactgggagtgccgcaggtggactttctgggatttaaggtggacgcagaaggggtccatccaaccggtgacaaggtacgggccatttgtgaggccccagcgcccaagagcaagcccgaacttcagtcattcttgggactattgaacttttaccatgcctttcttccgcataaggcagcggtagcggagcccctacacagactcctagataaaagggccccttgggtgtggggccagcgacaaagggccgcattccaggcagtcaaggacttgctcgtctcgaactcggtcttggcacacttcgacgagaggctgccagtggtgctggcatgcgacgcctctccctatggcatcggcgctgtcctgggacaccaactcccagatggaagagaggtgccggtggcatacttctcccagacgcttgctgcagccggacgaaactactcacagattgacaaggagggtctggcaatcgtgaagggcgtaaaaaaattccatgatttcttgtacgggcggccctttaccatagtgactgaccacaagccgttgcttggcctgtttgcccccgagaagcagaccccccaagtgttgtctccacgtgtcctcaggtggtcaattttccttgccggctaccagtatgcactaatccaccgccctgggaaggcgatgggccacgcagacgccctcagcaggctaccactaccagaaacaggccccgacccagcgcctgcgcaagaggttatgaccctggagctgcttcccgaccgacccattcaggcacaagaagttgcgcaccattccacaaaagatagggtcatctcccgggtcctggactgggtgtggcgaggatggcccagcagcagccccgggccagaattcgctggctacacaaaccgcaaacatgaactgtcggcccacaaggggtgcttgttatggggaagcagggttgttgttccccagcccctccgcaaaagggtcctcacagccctacacgagacacacccaggggtagtgaggatgaaggcccttgccaggagttatgtgtggtggccggggattgacagagagatagaggcctgggtccaacactgccagacctgccaagaatcccgcccggatcccccaagggccccagtccagccctgggagtccgcccgacatccatggtcacgcttgcacgtggacttcgctggacccttccagggaaaaacattcttcatagtggtggattcctacaccaaatggctggaggtcgcactggtaccgtctacttctacggcggcagccatccgggtactacgtaagctttttgcaacccacgggctccctgacaccctcgtctcggacaatggaaccgcattcacgtcagaggagttccagaccttcacagcacagaacgccatccgccacatccgctcagcaccattccaccctgccaccaatggccaagcggagcgcatggtgcggaccaccaaggacagcctccgccgcatgacacaaggggactgggaataccgccttgccgcatttcttctagcacagcacagcaccccaagcacaacgacgggccggagcccagctgaactactaatgggccggcgccttgcaactagactggaccgacttcaccccgacagagctcaggatgaggtagtggtggggaaaggcaggaacccccggacatttgtggcccaggacgcagtgtacgcaaagaattttggggcaggcccagcatgggtacccgccacagtcaccaaggtgaccggtcccgtgtcgtacgaggtactaacggaaggggggcaatgttggcgccgccactgcgaccagctacggcgacgattcccaggaggaacccgggaggagagcgggacagaggggtcccaaggggacagcagggcagtgaggcctgtagagcgagaggggtgggcaggggaagcagaagcagaagcagtaggcacagaggggcgccccgaggctggaaggacaccggaaccagagccacaacctagtggttcagtggcgccagaccagacagccccggcacagccagcagcctcggaacacgagccagaaccagaacccctgaccaaggaacaccccaggccacaacgcacacggaggcggccagcagaccttggggactacgaatgcaacttcccgggcaggactggaacttagaggggaggggtgttatgtactgagctgaatcctagaacaataggattcagaaacagcgggagctacccaatccaactccaggtggaagtgaatccgcaacctgattggcctgctggagcagccaatcaggcggcgggcagaagtgaatctgctacctgattggcctgtaggagcagccaatcaggctgcaggcagaagtcaatccacaatataattggcccacaggtgtagccctgaagtagccaatcacgcaaggcccattgtgtaaataatgtatataagcagatggttttgggaaaagagccattcttcttctcctcttctccttgatgactatgagctgaataaagagcatgaaattcactctcgactccgagtacatttcagttaGCTTCTATTCAAACCTCAATCCAGATAATAAGTTCATTTGCTGCAAAGCACTTAGCATTTAGATATACACCAGGCTAACTTAACCCATCTcataacaccacacacacactgttactCCTCCAGGATAGCAAAATAtttataccggtatatattgATCATTCCAATTATTCACCAActacatctggttggccaccgtgagaagaggatgctagctAGGCTGAGTGGgcttttgttctgatccagcagagcttttcttatgttcctgaGTGGCATAGAGGCAAACTCATTTTCAGCACGAACTCTTTGGATCGAGGCAGAATGCTTCAATTTCTGTgaatagagccagtgtggcataacgGTTAAgactaggcactcctgtcttccactgcctcccgcagtttggtcagactcatgttggtagcttcgagaacactgtccaaccatctcgtcctctgtcgtccccttctcctagtgccctccatctttcccaacatcagggtcttctcttctcatgaggtggccaaagtattggagcctcagcttctggatctgtccttccaatgagcactcagggctgatttccttcagaatggataggtttgatcttcttgcagtccatgggactctcaagagtctcctccagcaccataattcaaaagcatcaattcttcggcggatccttcatggatcaatgccttgccgtggcgaaggggcttgaataactcagagaagctatgagctatgccatgcagggccacccaagatggacaggtcagagtggagagttttgactaaatgtgatccacctggagaaggaactggcaagccactccagtatccctgccaagaaaactccatggacaaagacaacaggcatttaaaataaataagtaaacaaataataaataaacagcttACCAAAGCAATCTAGATGGCTCTGTAGAGAAAGCTCTCCAATGCCATGCCATGAGGACATCGTTTTTTACTTTTCAGAGATCTTCTCGTTTCCAAAAGGTCCACCCTAAACAAGGAGTGAGAAGCAAAGTTAGTACTATCTGTTCAGTAAAAGCCCTGCTTCTACTTCTTACATTTCTGCAGTATTAAAACTGAAAGTGCtactggagagggagagagagagcgcaaagcaTGTTGTGGTGCCCTGCTCCAAAATAAATCATTTCTGAATTGTCCTTccacaaaatgcacacacaaaaaatggcattaaggcttaaacacacacaattcAGCATCTCTATGCCACCCTTCTGTGTCCAGAACACTTTGCATATTTTTATCTCAATAAACCACAAAGCAATACTTCAAGATAGACCAGGATTGCAGTTGACTTTTGATATTCAGAAGTTTA
The Zootoca vivipara chromosome 14, rZooViv1.1, whole genome shotgun sequence DNA segment above includes these coding regions:
- the LOC132593172 gene encoding uncharacterized protein K02A2.6-like, translating into MGHADALSRLPLPETGPDPAPAQEVMTLELLPDRPIQAQEVAHHSTKDRVISRVLDWVWRGWPSSSPGPEFAGYTNRKHELSAHKGCLLWGSRVVVPQPLRKRVLTALHETHPGVVRMKALARSYVWWPGIDREIEAWVQHCQTCQESRPDPPRAPVQPWESARHPWSRLHVDFAGPFQGKTFFIVVDSYTKWLEVALVPSTSTAAAIRVLRKLFATHGLPDTLVSDNGTAFTSEEFQTFTAQNAIRHIRSAPFHPATNGQAERMVRTTKDSLRRMTQGDWEYRLAAFLLAQHSTPSTTTGRSPAELLMGRRLATRLDRLHPDRAQDEVVVGKGRNPRTFVAQDAVYAKNFGAGPAWVPATVTKVTGPVSYEVLTEGGQCWRRHCDQLRRRFPGGTREESGTEGSQGDSRAVRPVEREGWAGEAEAEAVGTEGRPEAGRTPEPEPQPSGSVAPDQTAPAQPAASEHEPEPEPLTKEHPRPQRTRRRPADLGDYECNFPGRTGT